One genomic segment of Mauremys mutica isolate MM-2020 ecotype Southern chromosome 10, ASM2049712v1, whole genome shotgun sequence includes these proteins:
- the LOC123343421 gene encoding uncharacterized protein LOC123343421 has protein sequence MPRNLAPLLSNDYRKGRFCLQTRMHFPSPGCLTSSIHGDGLRVHSHVACSTALPKPAPSWACWAQVETGGAHQIAIPLHLILQSTLDEPIVKIRIDLDPSMSQHMECNVTDGKMKISILEVKSSVPLSRIHGGTDGGQGDHAALQLLEICGERYLVKDLLPGDCCWERGDQYHPRDCLWSLRDEDLHREASGWEDDRCQAYGD, from the exons ATGCCTCGGAACTTGGCTCCTCTTCTTTCTAACGATTATAGGAAAGGGAGGTTTTGTCTCCAAACCAGGATGCATTTCCCTTCCCCTGG gtgcctCACAAGCAGTATCCATGGAGATGGGCTCAGAGTTCACAGTCATGTggcttgcagcactgctctaCCGAAGCCAGCGCCGTCTTGGGCTTGCTGG GCCCAAGTCGAGACAGGTGGAGCGCACCAGATTGCGATTCCTCTGCACTTGATCCTGCAATCTACCCTTGATGAGCCAATTGTCAAGATAAGGATAGACCTGGATCCCTCAATGTCTCAG catatggagtgcaacgtcacagatgGAAAGATGAAAATAAGCATCCTTGAGGTCAAGAGCAGCGTACCACTCTCCCGGATCCACGGAGGGactgatggaggccagggagaccatgcagcacttcaacttcttgagatatGTG GTGAGCGGTACCTCGTGAAGGACCTTCTTCCTGGAGATTGCTGCTGGGAACGTGGAGATCAGTACCACCCCAGAGATTGTTTATGGAGTCTGAGAGATGAGGATCTGCACCGTGAAGCCAGTGGATGGGAAGACGATCGGTGCCAGGCATATGGTGACTGA